The window CGAGAAATCGGTCACAGGCTGGCCCCATCACTGGTTGTGGTCCAACTAGGAGAAGTCCGCTTCCTCGACGTTTGAGTCCCGCCAGTGTCCGAGTAAAAACGGCTGCCGTCTCGGACGTGTGGGTACTACTTTCGCCCCGATACTGCATTGTTTCACACATTCATCCCTCTGTATTATAAATTTTCGGGTATGACGATCATGGATATCGGCAAACACGGCGGTGTTTGTAGCTGTTTTCAGTGATGAACGTGTATGGGTCGTTGATGGCTGACGACCTCTTTAGTTCCCTTTCGTTTCGGAATAGCACGGCACGAAATCGAGTGATGGTTTCCCCGATGTGTCAGTATTCCTGTGCGGAAGACGGTCTGGCAACCGATTGGCATCGGGTTCACCTCGGAAGTCGCGCAACTGGTGGCGCTGGAATCGTAATGACGGAAGCGACCGCTGTCGAACCTCGTGGCCGCATCTCGCCGAACGACCTCGGAATTTGGAGCGACGAGCACGCTGCGGCTCTCGAACCGGTCGCAGGGTTCATCCGCGAACGAGGAGCCGTTCCCGCGATTCAACTTGCGCACGCAGGTCGAAAAGCGAGCAAGTCCCGGCCATGGGAAGGAAGCACGCCAGTTCAATCCGACGATGGCGGATGGGAAACGATCGCACCAAGTGCCACCCCCTGGCCCTACGATACCAACCCGCCTCAAATCCGCGAACTGACGACGGACGACATCGATACCGTCGTGGATGCATTCGGAACCGCGGCACAGCACTCCCTCAACGCCGGATTCGAAATCGCCGAAGTGCACGCCGCTCATGGCTACCTCCTTCACGAATTTCTTTCGCCCGTTACGAACCACCGTGACGACGAGTACGGTGGAAGCTTCGAAAACAGAACCCGTCTCGTCCGCGAAGTGACCGAAACCGTTCGACAAATATGGCCCGACGACAAACCCGTGTTCGTTCGTATCTCAGCAACCGATTGGCTTCCGGACCGTGATTCCTGGACGGTTGCGGACTCCGTTCGACTGGCGGACCGGCTTGCCGACGTGGCCGACCTCATCGACGTAAGTGCCGGTGGTCTGCATCCCGACCAACAGATCCCAACTACCGGCCCAAATTATCAGGTACCATATGCCGAGGAGATCCGCGAGCAGACCGACCTTCCCGTTGGCGCAGTCGGCGGTATCACGGAACCTGCACAGGCCGACGCACTCATCCGAAACGAGCGCGCGGACCTCGCCGTCATCGGACGCGAGCACCTCCGCGACCCGTACTTCACGCTTCACGCCGCTGAGGAACTCGATGCCGAAGATCGAGTCGAGTGGCCACAACAGTATCGACGGGCAGTATAGCGTTTCGACCGATACTCGCACCCGTCACTCGTCCCGATCGCGCTCGTTTTCCGAAAGCGCATCGTCACGACCGTTGTACTGGTCGCCGAATGTTTTCGTTACTTCTTTTTCCGCCTCCCACGCGACGTAATAGTCGGTGAGGACCCCGGCAACCGTCTCACCTAGGTCGTCCAACTC of the Haladaptatus caseinilyticus genome contains:
- a CDS encoding NADH:flavin oxidoreductase/NADH oxidase, with product MADDLFSSLSFRNSTARNRVMVSPMCQYSCAEDGLATDWHRVHLGSRATGGAGIVMTEATAVEPRGRISPNDLGIWSDEHAAALEPVAGFIRERGAVPAIQLAHAGRKASKSRPWEGSTPVQSDDGGWETIAPSATPWPYDTNPPQIRELTTDDIDTVVDAFGTAAQHSLNAGFEIAEVHAAHGYLLHEFLSPVTNHRDDEYGGSFENRTRLVREVTETVRQIWPDDKPVFVRISATDWLPDRDSWTVADSVRLADRLADVADLIDVSAGGLHPDQQIPTTGPNYQVPYAEEIREQTDLPVGAVGGITEPAQADALIRNERADLAVIGREHLRDPYFTLHAAEELDAEDRVEWPQQYRRAV